From the Oleiphilus messinensis genome, one window contains:
- the ccmE gene encoding cytochrome c maturation protein CcmE gives MNPKRKQRLILVLFMVFGCALAVGFVLVALNENINLFYSPDQIAKGEAPQGAKIRAGGMVVEGSVKRDPDSLLVHFEITDYIAKVKVSYNGILPDLFAEGQGIVAMGRLNEQNRFVAEEVLAKHDENYMPPEVAEALKKSENAPHYKDKP, from the coding sequence ATGAACCCAAAACGTAAACAACGTCTGATCCTCGTGCTGTTCATGGTGTTTGGCTGTGCTCTGGCTGTCGGATTTGTGCTGGTCGCCTTGAACGAGAATATCAACTTGTTTTACAGCCCGGATCAGATCGCCAAAGGGGAAGCCCCGCAGGGGGCGAAAATCAGAGCCGGTGGCATGGTCGTAGAGGGCAGTGTCAAGCGAGACCCGGATTCGCTTCTGGTTCATTTTGAAATTACCGATTACATCGCCAAAGTCAAAGTGAGCTATAACGGCATACTGCCTGACCTGTTTGCAGAGGGGCAGGGCATTGTCGCGATGGGGCGGCTGAATGAGCAAAACCGGTTTGTCGCAGAGGAAGTGCTGGCCAAACACGATGAGAATTACATGCCCCCCGAAGTGGCAGAGGCATTGAAAAAGTCAGAAAATGCGCCGCATTATAAAGACAAGCCCTGA
- a CDS encoding heme ABC transporter permease, giving the protein MWSFFHKLGSPKWFYDISGRWLPWFAVVAAALLLWGGAWGLLYAPVDYLQGNSYRIIFIHVPAAFLAQSCYIMMAVAGGIGLIWKMKLTDVFLKAVAPVGASFTFLALFTGAVWGKPTWGTWWVWDARLTSMLILFFLYLGIMALYSAIDDSQLAAKACAILALVGVVNIPIIKYSVEFWNTLHQPATLKLTEKPSMHPDMLIPLLIMILGFYCLFAVLAIMRTRNEILERESRTSWVRALVSGGGR; this is encoded by the coding sequence ATGTGGTCATTTTTTCATAAACTAGGTTCACCCAAGTGGTTTTATGATATCAGTGGTCGTTGGTTACCCTGGTTTGCTGTGGTTGCGGCGGCATTGTTACTCTGGGGCGGCGCGTGGGGCTTGCTCTATGCACCGGTGGATTACCTGCAGGGCAACAGTTATCGAATTATCTTTATTCATGTGCCTGCCGCGTTTCTGGCACAGTCCTGCTACATTATGATGGCGGTCGCTGGTGGAATTGGCCTGATCTGGAAGATGAAACTCACCGACGTCTTTCTTAAAGCGGTTGCACCTGTGGGTGCATCCTTTACTTTTTTGGCCTTGTTTACCGGCGCGGTTTGGGGAAAACCAACCTGGGGCACCTGGTGGGTCTGGGATGCGCGGTTAACCTCCATGCTCATCCTGTTCTTCCTCTATCTCGGGATTATGGCGCTCTATTCTGCCATTGATGATTCCCAACTGGCAGCGAAAGCGTGTGCAATTTTAGCGTTAGTGGGCGTTGTTAACATTCCGATCATTAAGTATTCCGTCGAGTTCTGGAACACATTGCACCAGCCTGCAACCCTTAAATTAACCGAAAAACCTTCAATGCACCCGGACATGCTCATTCCGTTATTAATCATGATACTCGGGTTTTATTGCCTGTTTGCCGTACTCGCAATCATGCGTACCCGCAATGAAATACTGGAACGGGAAAGTCGAACCAGCTGGGTTCGCGCACTGGTATCCGGAGGAGGACGATAA
- the ccmD gene encoding heme exporter protein CcmD, whose product MEFASLSEFLEMGGHGPYVWTAYAVTIVIMIANIVSPILKRKAIIKKQAQKLRRERLSQ is encoded by the coding sequence ATGGAATTTGCATCACTGTCTGAATTTCTTGAAATGGGGGGGCATGGCCCCTATGTCTGGACCGCGTATGCCGTGACGATTGTGATCATGATCGCCAATATTGTGTCCCCGATACTTAAGCGGAAAGCCATTATCAAAAAACAAGCTCAAAAGTTAAGAAGAGAAAGGTTGAGTCAATGA